A segment of the Juglans regia cultivar Chandler chromosome 15, Walnut 2.0, whole genome shotgun sequence genome:
cacCCCAAGTGAGGATCACTATGAGGATGGAGCTGCAGGACGAGACTTGGCTTAGGGAGACGAGGCAAAGGCCTAGCAATTCATGAGGATGTTTAGTCTGatgttttcaatatttttgttatttttgttaagCACATGAAAGTTGaatgatttttaataaatgcttatgaagactctttttattttaagtagttttaataaattatgttttatgtgAATTTATGAAATCTCCTAAATCAGGCTTCTAAGTAAAGTTTTTAAAGGCTAGTCATTCTAGGTCCCCTTGATTTCTAAAAATGGCATTTTCTTAACCCTAGGGGGAAGGGGTGCTACACTTTCTTCAGTTTCATCTTTCCATTGATCTCTTTGTTAtgttttgtgggttttttttttgtaattatctaaTCGGCTAATCTCTAATTTTTCTGTCTTCTCTCCTCTTTCAATCACACATGGATATCTAAAAGTGGGCTTTCATATTGGTATAAAACCCAGTGGAGGTGGCCTGCTCATATTTTTCATTGGATATGGAGGAAAACATTAGTCCTTTAGTACCTTCCTCCGcaaaaatccaaaaccctaCGCCATCCCTCACACTAAAGGCAAGAGCCAAAAAAAAACCTGCTAACAACCAGTTTAAGATATGGGATAACTTTCAAAAGATGGCGTCTATTGATCCCATTGACCTTAAAGCCCGATGAAATTATTGCTCGAGGCTATTTAGGGGTCCTTATAAAAATGACACTTCATCCTTGTCACACCATGTCCGATTTTCATGTCATGCCTCTCCCATTAAAGAAACAAATCTTAGAAAAGGATCAAACACCATCACAGTCAGGGGGTTAGGGCAGATGGTAAAGGTTGCGTTGTAATTCTATAATAAATTGAGTAAATAGGCTAATATATTACTATCTTGCTTTCACAAAAATTGTGGTCCACTCAAAGATTCTTAGAAGCCCCCCCCCAAAAATCTGGACAAAGAAGCTCTGCTACAGCGTCAAAAGGAGCTCTGTTATGACATTTTGAGAAGATCTACTTGGCCACTAAATGAGTTCAGCACCGACATTAGACAAACGTAAGAAAATCATAGAGCCACCTTCGTAATTGAATAGTTATGTTATATCTGAGGCTCACCAATTGGTGGCTGAGATTACCCGGCACTAAATATGCTCACTCAGTCCAATCAGGGGCATTTTCCCTTTCCACATGAAAATTGGGATACTAGTTTAGGATTCTAGAGAGACttacattttttcatttcttactctttatatgtTGCAAATCCTATGATTGAATCCTGAACTCAGACCAAGGTGGATCCCTAAGGCTTAAGTTCTAAAAATAACACAGCATTCTACTCAAATAGACTGATGTGAAATTCTGACTCTAACTAAACTAAAATAATGATCTATATCCACTGGTTAGTCTAACCAATAACAAGAGCAAGCACACAGCAATCACAAATCTTCTAATCACTCTAAATAATGCATATCTTACAATCTTTCGATTAGCTACTTCAAAACACGTGGTCCTAACCTTTATCCCCAGCATAGAAGTAATTTAAAAGCAAATATCTATAGCACATGACAATCACACACAAACTTCTGACAGTACAATGCATCACTGAATGTAACTAGCGTTTTGTAAACTACCACATATTTCATACccaaacaagaaaatgaaataagacTATAGAGCTGCTGCCATTGctataatatgaaaaatgaaaaatagctTACTACGGCGGGTGCGCTTCTTGTACAAGATGCGGTAACCACACTCTCGGCACTGTATCACATCACCTGGCTTCAGCGTGTTCTCCATCCCACAGTCTACGCCAAATAGTTCTCACAATCACATCACTCTTAagacaaaaacaaattatttttttgactaCCGCTAATTATCAACCAGCATAAAATCATTTCAAGCAAAAACAGTTCAAGTAATTGATTGAAAGTATCTGATTAGTTGCCAAGAAAACtgagataaagaaaaaacattttagTCAAACCAGCCAGATAGTGAACTAGGTTTtagcttctatttttttttccttttctttcgtTTTCCTGGCATccaaacggaaaaaaaaaaaatgaatcgcAGGGATACCTCCGCAGATGTAGCTCACCGGTTCCGGTTGAGGATCCATCAAGTCGAAGATCCGGAGATATTCCAAGAAAAAGACGGCTTTTTAGGGTTTTCAGTATTTGGTGCAACTCTGAAATTGCGTGGATTTTAATTCCCATACAGAGATTCATGTTGCAAAAACCCGACCCTATAAATCCAGGTCTTGAACCGACCCGAAAATAAGATTGCGTTTGAATATTTAGTAAAGGTGAGCTGAACtgagttttttatatatattaatgagttgaataggtaaaatgaattatatgagatctatttaaaatgaatttaatattatttataaaaaattaaaaaaattatagattttacgtataaaagattttgaattgaaaaaaattatgtatcttACCTAtaataagattttgaattgagatgagtttaataatttgagaattagattgcgtttggatgttaaagtgagttgagttgaaataataaaatattgttataatattattttttaatattattattattttaaaatttaaaaaaattgaattgtttattatattttgtattgagatttgaaaaagttgtaatgatgagttgagatgagttgaaagatgtttagtaaccaaacaaaGCCAAgtgtttaaatattagattcaatttaaaattatactgaattgagttgatatCAACTGAATCTTACAACCAAACGGGACCTTAGTggttatttagaaaaaattatcatctcatctcattttcaaatattattcacacacaaatactttcaaactaatcattataattttttaaattaatcattacatttttcttaaatttttatataaaaaaatttaattttttcaaatctttaaataaaaattatattaaaaaattatatatttattttataatattttttatttatttattttttaaatctcataaaatattttattattatttataaattattttattattatttaaaaaattttctttccatCTCAATCTCAAAACTTATCGTTCAAAGCTAACCTTTGACTCTTTGAGGCCAAGTCCTGCAGGCAGCAGGCTGCAGGCTGCAGCGCGCTTTCTTGCGCAAGAATatggttttctttttcgttttttattaattacacAAGTTACGTGCATATGCTGCCAACAGGCTGTCAGAgcattcttattaaattaattaaagttaaaaaatattttttataaatataaaaaaatttaatttttaactatttcattcacataaatctctatattgagatatttattttttattatataataataaaataatataagatgaatttaattttaattattcacatcaaatcttcacattagattatatatttatttattatataataatgaataactaataatttcaaaaatatttaatttttttaattattaatttattttattttatcatgttttactattatacctattatatattaattaataatcatattcttattaaattaatatatcactaactcaaattaatatatcaatttcaaaattatttttaatttttttaattatgaaattattttattttatcatattttactattcagaatattatatattaattagtataatattatatatatatatatatatatattatatattttagcaTTTCTCTAAGGATCGGTTTGGATAAGCAGCTCAGATGAGATAGGATAAGATGTTTTGGATGATAGtaagattttttgaattaagatgagattagTTAGTTTgtagaaaagtacatgtttggatagtaatatgagatgagatagttttgactttttgagatttaatatattttttactgtCCATGTCAGAAatgtttgagatgagtttaaaaatttttagatgaaatagaaatgaaatCTAACTTTGTGGATATCCAAAACCCCCTCTCATCTGTACAACCATCTAG
Coding sequences within it:
- the LOC109012212 gene encoding DNA-directed RNA polymerases II, IV and V subunit 12; this encodes MDPQPEPVSYICGDCGMENTLKPGDVIQCRECGYRILYKKRTRRIVQYEAR